The Desulfoplanes formicivorans genomic sequence TGCTGGATGAATTGAATTCATCAAATTATGCTCTTGTTGATTATGAGAACAATGCAGGTGATGCAATCAATTTTTATATCATACATTATACTCATCAAACAAAGGGAAGTTCCATTCATTCTCCAGAAACATGTTTTCGAGGAGGGGGGTGGCAATTTGTACAGACTGATCGTGTGCAAGTCGCCAAAGGCCATTATGCCAATCGATCAATTTTGGCTAATAATGAAAAGCAGGTATTATCGTATTTTTGGTTTATCTGTAGAGGGAGGAATCTTACCAATGCTCTGGAATTGAAATTTTACAACTTTTGGGATCGGTTGCTTTCAGGAAGGTCTGATGGATCATTGGTGCGCATTATCACGCCCATTATTGACGGAGATGTTTCTTCTGCTGAGGCGAGAATGAGAAATTTCATGCAGCAACTTCTTCCCTTACTTGACGTGTATGTCGCTAACAACACGTAGGCATATGAATTATCTTATAGCCTTTTATCTTGAATTTTTTGTTGTCACTCTGCTTATGCCTTTTGCGATCAAGGCCGCGTATCGTATGGGTATTGTAGACCTTCCTGGATACAGAAAGGTTCACTCCAATCCGATCCCTCGCATTGGTGGTGTGGTCATCGCGATCAGTGTATTGCTTGTTTTTTGTTTCATATCTTCAAAATCATTGTTCTTATATGTTTTTATGGTTTCTGGAAGTCTGATTGTAATTGCTGGGCTGATAGATGATTGTGTTTGTTTGAATTACAGATATAAATTTATTGCTCAAGCAGTGGCATCATGTTTTTTTGTTGTCGCTTCGGGAATGCATATTCCATTTCTTGAAACATTATTTGGTTTTGAAGGTCCACTGTCTGTTTATGCTGACATCTTCATCACATCTGTTTTTATTATCGGGGCGATAAATATCATCAATTTGTCTGACGGATTGGATGCTCTTGCTTCAGGACTGGCCATCATATCCTTTTTTGTCATTATTTTTATCGCCTATGAGTCCCAGCGCAGCGATATCTTGAGTATTGCCATCCTGATGATAAGTTCCATGCTGGCATTTATGCGATTCAATGTTTTTCCAGCCCAAATTTTCATGGGAGATACAGGGAGTCAATTTATCGGGTTCACATTGGGTGCATGTATTGTTGTCCTTTCTTGCACCAACAATTTTACGGTACTCAATATCGGCATTATTCCGTTTCTTCTTGGTATCCCTTTTCTCGACACACTAAATGTCATTTATTTGCGACTACTTGAAAGGAAAAATCCTTTTTTGCCAGATAAAAATCATATACATCATAAACTGGTGGCAATGCATTTGACGCAATACCAGGCTGTTGGTTGTATGTATGTGGCCCATTTTGTCCTGTTGGGTTTCGGATTGGCCATGCGTGGGTTGGAGCCGCTGTTCATTATCTTCATCTATATTCTTTTTGCGTTTCTTTCTCTTTTTGGATTGAATAGAATCAATTTTTCCGGCGTATTGAACTTTTTTTCAAAAATTCACCATCTGTCTGTATTTCAAATTCGAATAGGACAATCCTCGATTACCTTGTCCCGCTATTCTATTTCACGGTTTTTTTGGCATCTTTTTTTTGCTTTTTTGAGTTGTTACTATGTTTTTTTTTCCGCAACCATGACAACAATTGATGTTTCTCTGCTTTCTGTTTTTGTTGTTGTCTTATTGCTATCTTTGTTTCTATGCATTGTTTGCAAATATGATTATATAGTATTTTATAAAATCATGTTTTATTTTTTCAATATGGTTATATTGATATATTCAAATGACCATTACCTTTTTGAGATGAATAATGGATTGATTTCCATAAGCTTGATCGATGTGTTTATCATATCCATTTTTTTCTTATATTTCGTTTGTATAAGTCTTACGTCGGAAAAAGTGCCTGTCAATTCAATTGATTTTTTGATGCTTATCGGACTTTTTCTTCTCATTTTTGTTTCAGCATATGAATCAAGTATGTTGTATTTTCTTCAGATGTTGTTACGATTTGTTCTCATGAGTTTTTTTATCAATCTCATTTTTTCAAGATTCGAACGCAACATGAAATATGTTACCGTGTTGATGATTTATTTATTTTTTGTATTTATTGTTAAAGCCATTGCTGCATAAATCATTTTGAGGTCACCATGAAAATTCGGATATCTTTTGCGTGTATTCTGATGGTATGTTGTATGTGTATTGCTTGTTCAGATCACAATGAGGATAGGGATAAATTTTATAACCTTGCTCAAAAAACATTTGAAGATAAACAATACGATGATTCATTGGTGCACATCAAGAATGCTTTGCGAATTGATCCTCATTTTGCACCTGGATATATTCTTGTGGGAAAAATCGCTCTTGAGAAACGTGATTTTGTCCAAGCAAAAGATAATTTTGTAAAGGCTATTGCCAGTGAACCTGATTCGCTGGAGGCCAATCTCGGTCTTGTAAAATCGTTTATTTATCTTAACCAGCATGAAAATGCCAAGCAATACATCAATAATGTTCTTCGATTGGAACCTGATAATGACGATGTAAAATTTTTGCAAGGAATTATCTATTATCGTGAGGGTCGCTTTGATGAATCTTTGCAGGTAGTGTCTTCTCTCCCCGAATCCAAACGCACAACCACGGAGTATTATCTTCTGGGCCAAAACTATATCAAACTTCATAAACTTGACGATGCATTGAACATCCTTACGCGTGGGCTTGATGCGCCAGGTGGAAAAATGTCCCTGCATCTTGCTCTTGGGATGGTCTATGAATCCATGCAGGATTTTGAAAATGCCTCGGTCCATTATGAATATCTTGCCATTCAGGGAAAACAGAATGAAGCCTACCGATATTCCCTGGCCCGATTCTATGTGCGAACAGGTCAACATCAACGAGCTCAGGAAGTTTTAAGAAAATTAGCCCGGGAAAAATATGATTTTGATGCCCTCAAGGCGTTGTCAAATATTTTTATTGCTGAAAATGACCTCAGCAATGCTGAGCAGTGCATCCTTGATTATGAAAAAAAATATCAGGATAAGGATGAATTGAAAATATTTTTGATAGAATTTTATATAATGCATAATGAATTTGATAAGGCTCTGAGTAAAATTTATAATGAAATGTATGGTGCAGATTCTTTGCATACCAAGAATAAGTATAGAAAATTGCTTGTAACCATTTTTAATATTAAGAAGAATCAACCCAAAGTTCATGAATACATGCAGGATATCATCAAAGATGATCCTTCTGATTGCGATGCTTTGTTTTATTTTGCAAATGCAGCTTTGTTGGATGGAGATATCGATCAGGGTATTTTTCAGTTCAGACAAGTAATCCATCTTGAGCCTCATAAAGACCGTGCCTTTGTGGCCCTGGCCAGGCTTTATTTATCTCGTGGCGACGAGACCATGGCGCGTCAGATTCTCATGGATTGCATTCAAAACAACAACTCCCCCGCAGCCCGCATCTTATTGTCTCAACTCTACGAAAAAAACAATCAACTGGATGATGCCATTCAGCAACTCACGTCTATTCCAGGTATTTTTTCATCGCGTCTGGAGCTGTTTCAGAAATTGATTCGGTTGCAGATAAAAAATAAACATTTTTCTCAAGCAGAACAAAACCTTGTTGATGCTTTAAGCGTGGAGGCCTATCAGGAATTTTCCGTTCTGACATTGGCAAAACTTTTTGCGCGACAGGGTAATACGATTAAATCTCATGAGTTTTTGGACAAATACATAGATAAAAATGCCGA encodes the following:
- a CDS encoding glycosyltransferase family 4 protein, which produces MNYLIAFYLEFFVVTLLMPFAIKAAYRMGIVDLPGYRKVHSNPIPRIGGVVIAISVLLVFCFISSKSLFLYVFMVSGSLIVIAGLIDDCVCLNYRYKFIAQAVASCFFVVASGMHIPFLETLFGFEGPLSVYADIFITSVFIIGAINIINLSDGLDALASGLAIISFFVIIFIAYESQRSDILSIAILMISSMLAFMRFNVFPAQIFMGDTGSQFIGFTLGACIVVLSCTNNFTVLNIGIIPFLLGIPFLDTLNVIYLRLLERKNPFLPDKNHIHHKLVAMHLTQYQAVGCMYVAHFVLLGFGLAMRGLEPLFIIFIYILFAFLSLFGLNRINFSGVLNFFSKIHHLSVFQIRIGQSSITLSRYSISRFFWHLFFAFLSCYYVFFSATMTTIDVSLLSVFVVVLLLSLFLCIVCKYDYIVFYKIMFYFFNMVILIYSNDHYLFEMNNGLISISLIDVFIISIFFLYFVCISLTSEKVPVNSIDFLMLIGLFLLIFVSAYESSMLYFLQMLLRFVLMSFFINLIFSRFERNMKYVTVLMIYLFFVFIVKAIAA
- a CDS encoding tetratricopeptide repeat protein gives rise to the protein MKIRISFACILMVCCMCIACSDHNEDRDKFYNLAQKTFEDKQYDDSLVHIKNALRIDPHFAPGYILVGKIALEKRDFVQAKDNFVKAIASEPDSLEANLGLVKSFIYLNQHENAKQYINNVLRLEPDNDDVKFLQGIIYYREGRFDESLQVVSSLPESKRTTTEYYLLGQNYIKLHKLDDALNILTRGLDAPGGKMSLHLALGMVYESMQDFENASVHYEYLAIQGKQNEAYRYSLARFYVRTGQHQRAQEVLRKLAREKYDFDALKALSNIFIAENDLSNAEQCILDYEKKYQDKDELKIFLIEFYIMHNEFDKALSKIYNEMYGADSLHTKNKYRKLLVTIFNIKKNQPKVHEYMQDIIKDDPSDCDALFYFANAALLDGDIDQGIFQFRQVIHLEPHKDRAFVALARLYLSRGDETMARQILMDCIQNNNSPAARILLSQLYEKNNQLDDAIQQLTSIPGIFSSRLELFQKLIRLQIKNKHFSQAEQNLVDALSVEAYQEFSVLTLAKLFARQGNTIKSHEFLDKYIDKNADNSLLLEQKIGIFISKNEFSKASAYIDNKVADKSLQYYLYGNLFTAQQKIDEAVDMYSKSFDLKNRRSVLMKLLHVYTKEEKYAQAIELASTYIQSHENDFRLAFLLGYLHEKMNQYDSARQFYQLALEKNPHFFPAVNNLAYLYANHFPTKKNLEAALTLLKQGGFSADTPFLDTLGWVYAQLGHTEKSIALLKTIVAQSEPSPLVCYHLGVAYLQNGQGDLAREWLNKAVNAEDSFPEKHIARKLLKEIAG